In a single window of the Pseudopipra pipra isolate bDixPip1 chromosome Z, bDixPip1.hap1, whole genome shotgun sequence genome:
- the LURAP1L gene encoding leucine rich adaptor protein 1-like has protein sequence MEPPDLRDVEQKLGRKVPESLARPLRGEELAARPAAAAPGPRHRRAALARLEAKLQLLRQEMVNLRATDVKLMRQLLIINESIESIKWMIEEKAIASRGSSLSGSLCSLLESQETSLHDSCNSLQDCSDGLDGISVGSYLDTLVDDVPGHQSPSDMDKFSDSSVTEDPQPLHKHPKIDSDEYYCFG, from the exons ATGGAGCCGCCTGACCTCCGCGACGTCGAGCAGAAACTGGGTCGCAAAGTGCCCGAGAGCCTGGCGCGGCCCCTGCGCGGAGAGGAGCTCgcggcccgccccgccgccgcggccccCGGCCCCCGGCACCGCCGCGCCGCCCTGGCCCGTCTGGAGGCGAAACTTCAGCTCCTGAGGCAGGAGATG GTTAATCTCCGAGCCACTGATGTGAAACTTATGCGCCAGCTCCTTATCATCAATGAAAGTATTGAATCAATCAAGTGGATGATTGAAGAGAAGGCCATTGCCAGTAGAGGCAGCAGTTTGAGCGGCAGCCTGTGCAGCTTACTGGAAAGTCAGGAGACATCCCTCCATGACAGCTGTAACAGTTTACAAGACTGTAGTGATGGACTGGATGGAATATCAGTAGGGAGTTATTTGGACACCTTAGTGGATGATGTCCCTGGTCACCAAAGCCCTTCAGATATGGACAAGTTCAGTGATTCTTCTGTTACAGAGGACCCACAGCCTCTTCATAAGCATCCCAAAATTGATTCTGATGAGTACTACTGTTTTGGTTAA